The Arcobacter roscoffensis genome segment GTTTTAACATATCATAACCCAATTGTGCATGGGTTTTCATTATCTCAAATTCATCAAATGTTAATTTTCCAGGTTTATTTAAAATACTATCAGGAATACCAACTTTTCCTATATCATGCATAGGTGATGCTAGCTTTAAAAGCTCCGTTTCTTGGCTGCTTAAACCATATTTTAAAGCAAGAATCTTTGAGTATTCAGCTACTCTTTTTACGTGATTTCCTGTTTCTTTACTTCTAGTCTCTGCTATTTCACCCATAGTATATATAACTTCTCTTTGGGTATTTGTAATCTCATCATTTAAAGACTCAATTTCATTTATTCCATCTTTAATTGAAGTAGACATATCTTTTATTGCATATGAAATTTTTCCTAACTCATCTGGTCTATTTATTAGGACTGTATTTGAAAAAGAGCCTTCTTGTACTGATTTTATATTTGAGATTATAGTATTTGTATCTTCTTTCAAAACCCTTCCAAACACTATGGCTAAGATTATTGAAGACACTAACATAAGTACACCTATATAAAAAACCTCTAAAGTTACATGATTATCTACTACACCATCTAAATTAAATCTTCTTACAACTAATAAAAGTGTTAAAATAGGAGCAATTGTAAAAATCAAAAATGTTTCAATTATTCTTTGTGATAATTTTTCATTAAAGATTGTATATTCTATATCTTTACATATTTTTTTATATCTTTTCTCAAAGATTATATATTCCAACTGGGCTAAAATAGCAGCTCCTAAAGTAATATAACTAGATAAAATCTTTAAATGACTTGACATAGGAAAGTCAGGATAAAGTATATTGTGCAAGGTAAAAGCTGTAATACCTGCTAAAACCCAAGAAATAATACTTAAATAATAAGCTTGTCTTGGTAAAGATATATTTTTCCTAGCATCTTTAAACTTATAGTATAAAAACTCTCTATAAACTATATGCAAAAGAAAAATAATAAAAAGATTTCTAAATAGCTTTTCCGGTTGTAAGCCATCTATAAATGGACAAACATTAGTACAAAATGTTTGTAAAAAAGCTAATGATGTCAAAGAAAATAAATATAAAATTATTCTTGTATTTTTATCCAATAAATCTTGAATATTAAGTTTTTGAGCTGTCAAAAAATGCCTTTGTAAATAAAATATAAACAAATTATAATAAAATTTTGTTTATAAGCTGTGTATTTTCAAAGATTTTCTTTACAATTCAATAATATTCTCAAACATCTCTTTTATTTCTATTTCATGGGAGATTAAAAAGATTTGTCTATATTGTTCTTTTATAGTGTGGAAAGCTTCTAGTATTTCTATTCTTCTATTTTCATCTTGACTTCCAAAGACCTCATCAAAAGCTAAAAACCCAACTGAATTATTTCCACTTAGTTCAGTCAAGGTTTTTGAAATAGCTATTCTTAGAACCAAGTTTGCTAAATCAACCTCACCACCACTAAACCTCTCAATAGGATATTTTTTTCCTTCATCATAAATATAAAAATCAAAATCATTTGATACTTCTATATGTTGATATTTTCCTTTTGTAATTTGTGAATACATAGTTGAAGCAATATCAGAAATTCGAGGGGCTACTTTTGCATTTAGTTTTGTTTTAAAACTAGCTAGGCTAATTTTAATTTTGTCATAATCTTTTAAATCATCTTGTTTACTTCCTAATTTTTCCAACTGCTTATCATTGTTAGATAGAGCTTGATTTATATTTTTTATCTGTCCTTGCATAGTGGCTACTTGAACTTTTATATCATTTAGTTCATTTGAAATTTCATCTTTTGTTTTTAATATTTGCTCATACTCTTTTTTCTTCTCTTCATGCTGTTTTGTATCATAGGCTACACTTTTATACTCTAACTCTTTTTCATTGTATTCAAGCTCATATTTTTTTATGTTTTCATTTGTCTTTTCTAAATCTTCTTTTACGCTATCGACTCTTTTTAGCATAGCCTCTAAACTTAGTACATACTCATATTTTTGCTTTAAATGCTTTTGTTTTTCAAGTAGTTCTTCATGCTCTTGTAATACATAGTTTATATTCTCTAACTTTTCTAGTTCAGTTTTATTTTTTAAGCCCTGCTCTTTTACTTTTTCAAAATACTCTTTTTCTTTTAGTAGGTCTCTTTTTTGATTTTCCATAAGATTTATGTTTTTTGAAAGTTCTAAGTTTTCATCACTTAAACTCTTATATGTTTCATCAAGTTTTTTTAACTCTACTTCTAGTAGCTCTTTTTGCTCTTTTAAAGTATCTATTTTCTCTTTTTCAGTTTTATTTACTATCTGCTCTAGTGAGTTTAAAACTAAATCATACTCTTCAAGTAAAGGTCTAGTACAAGTAGGACATGCTGAGTCTTTTCCTAGTAGCTGAATATTTTCAATCTTTTTATTTATGTCTTCTATTAGCTTCTGTTCCCCTGCTATTTGTGAGCTTAGTTTATTTATATCTAATTGGTTTTTCTTTATGCTTTGAGACAACTGTTCTAAAGTCTCTTGCATACTTTTTTGTTTTTCAACTGCTTGTGTATAAGCTGATGTTTCAAACTCTAATCTTGAAATAGTATCCCTTGATTTTTT includes the following:
- a CDS encoding AAA family ATPase; protein product: MILTKLKLENFKRYEQFTLEFNQGLVGIIGKNGSGKSTIFEAIFFALYGELKTKGYKEVVRNANATSKDPVVVELEFEYEGVDYSVRREFRGKTLSANAKFFKADELVTTGAKEVTTSIVNLIKMSKDAFLHTLFASQKELASLSSLKNEDRKKMIRKLLGLEKIDFIEKELIEKSRELKREITAFAEFLMPQDEIEQKKKQKEEYELLDKELKQKQDTKIKQLDETTLKSLYIKKSLDLLQQTKDKKQDLFSKCELLKSTINSHLQNSDKLKQELESLDLKQKELKGLESVKHEYTQLHEAIKKQEELKQADIKKQSLLQEQENLREHYKKSRDTISRLEFETSAYTQAVEKQKSMQETLEQLSQSIKKNQLDINKLSSQIAGEQKLIEDINKKIENIQLLGKDSACPTCTRPLLEEYDLVLNSLEQIVNKTEKEKIDTLKEQKELLEVELKKLDETYKSLSDENLELSKNINLMENQKRDLLKEKEYFEKVKEQGLKNKTELEKLENINYVLQEHEELLEKQKHLKQKYEYVLSLEAMLKRVDSVKEDLEKTNENIKKYELEYNEKELEYKSVAYDTKQHEEKKKEYEQILKTKDEISNELNDIKVQVATMQGQIKNINQALSNNDKQLEKLGSKQDDLKDYDKIKISLASFKTKLNAKVAPRISDIASTMYSQITKGKYQHIEVSNDFDFYIYDEGKKYPIERFSGGEVDLANLVLRIAISKTLTELSGNNSVGFLAFDEVFGSQDENRRIEILEAFHTIKEQYRQIFLISHEIEIKEMFENIIEL